Sequence from the Coturnix japonica isolate 7356 chromosome Z, Coturnix japonica 2.1, whole genome shotgun sequence genome:
ATTTAAATCTTTAGAAACTAGCATTCTGCAGGTGGCTTCTAGCACAGAAGCTGAGCATCCTGCAATGGTAACACATTTGAGCTGCTGTGCCCTAAATGGATTTCCACATTTATATAATGCTTTAGAGTCTGATGCAGCTCAACATTATTTCCCTGATCGCAGGAAAGAGTTGTTCACAGGAGCCTCAGCTTCCCAACTCTTGAACCTCGTCCAGTCATGTCTTGGAAAGTTCCCAGAACAGGGTGTAAGCTCTGCAGATAACCTGCTTCTCTGCTGGAATGTCTTTGCAGCAGGAAAGTTTGTCCTTATAACCAGACTGAGGGCCTCTTGTTTGAAATTAGCCCTATTTTCTCTCGTCCTCCCAGCACTCATCACTGTAAAGAGCTTTTCTAAGTCTCGTCAGAAACCTCACTATATATAGTAGGGAACTGCCATGAGGACCCTTCGAAAGATGAGTAGTTCCCGTTCCTagcctcagctctcagcctgtcctcgtaTGAGAGCTGCTCTATTCCTgggatcatctttgtggccctcctctggacgtGCTCCAACAGCCTTACTAAGGCTCGTCATTCCAATTCGCAGTAGGGCTTTACAGCATGCCTTTGGAAGAGCTCCACGAGCCTCAACAGCGTTGAATGGAACGGTCTGCCTGCAAATAATACCAagcagcccggcccggcccggccctggGATGGCACCtattgctcagcaacaactgcTGACGCTGACGTATTGCTAACGCTGTCTCAACCGGAACCAGAACGTCCCATTCCGCACGTCCAAGCACCCACAGTGACGCCGGTACGGGTCAGTCCCATCGGGGCCTCTTGTGACGCGCCCATGGAACACCTGGGGCTACCCGGCACCGAAACAGCAGCCTCGCAGCGTCCAGGAGGATGGCGACGAGACAATCCGAGAACAGCCCGGATCCCGAGGAAGCCTCCGATTGGACCGATGCTGTTCTCCCGGAGTCCCTGTCCCTCTGTTCTTCGACGACAGAGTCAGATGACCAAGAGTTGTTAGAGGAGACCGGTGAGTACGTAGGAGGCACTGGGCACGGCCAATCTCGGCCCGGGCTCCGGGCTTCATGGCGGGCTGCGGTCGGGGCTCGAGCGACGGTCGGAACCGGGATGGACAGCACCGGGGCCAGGGAGCGCACCCTGCCCTTCTCCGGGAGCCTCGTTCCCCGCACCGCCAGGAGAAGAGAGGGCACCAGTGCACCGACGCGGGGCTCCCCGTCTGCACGGCAGCGGGCACGGAGCCGGAGAGGGCACGGCTCCTTCGCCTGCCTCCCGCCCCTGGCCACAGCTCCCCCCGCTCCTTCTAAAACAGATGATGCTTCCGCTGCCTCCGACGTCGAACAGCTGGATGACACGGAGAAGGCGGACTGCGAGTTCTTCTGGTCCTTCCTCGCCTGCCCGGAGAAGGTAACGACGTACGACTCGGTCGGCGCCAGGCTCTGTCCGCTGCTCCCAGCCTCGCTTGCTGCCTGCGCTCAGGCTAAAGgaaggctgctggcagagcagagctgctgccctccGCAGCATCGCAGCACCCCCTCGGCTCAGCGGCCCCGCTGTCCGTGCCTGCCCCCTCTCACCCTTCTCGTCTGTCTCCCGTGTCCCCGACTGTCAGGAGCTGGATGCGATGATGAGGTTCCTGGCCTCCCTCCGCACAGTCTGCAAGCTGCGGCTGGAGGGGAGGTACCTGCCTGACGGCAAGCTAGAAGCACAGCACGAGGTGAGCGGGCACCCGGTGAGGCTGAGGGAGGGGGCTGAGCTGGCTGGACACTGGCCAACGGGGACGAGTGGGACGGGTCTCTGTAGTGGGACAGGTCTCTGTAGGCACCGATCTTCCTGCTGGCCATGGGGCTTCTGCCGCCGGCAGCTCCCGTgtcccagctcagctgtgctgtctgtCTCCCTCCAGGTGCTACTGCGAGAGAAATTCCCCAGCTACAAGTGCCCAGTGAAGTGCCTGGGCAGGCACACCGTACTCATCATCGCTGCAAAGAGGCAAGTGCCCCACAGCCCGGCTGTGCTAGGGCCTCTCCACAGCAGGGACCCGTTGGCAGCAGGCACGTCCCAGCTGCCAGCATCCAACAGGTGTTCCCTCTCCTTGCAGCAGTGAGACTACAGACCAGATCAGACAGCACCTCAGCCCCTGCATTAGCTACATCTGCTCTCTCGCTGATCAGAGTGAGATGGACACCTTTGATGTTCCCCTCTACGATCAGGTAAGCATTGGCTGTGCTACAGAGAGCCTGCCAGCCAGTTTGCAGGCTTCTTCCAGTTAGCTTTGGCTGCTGGAAGGAGACAGCCAAGGCAGAGCCTGAGGCACCACAGGGTGGGCTTCTGGCTCCACAGGGTGGCTGAATTCTGCCTCAGGTGGCAGGAGTTGAAGCCAGcttcctgcagagaaagagTAAGGAAAAGTGCACACCTGCTTTGTTCTTCTTGCAGCTCCAGAAATCTCTGGACAGCatgctgcaaacactgctgcatcTTTGGCCAGGCTTCGCCACCCTCGACCTGGTGATCATGAAGGTCTGGCAAGTGCAAAGAGCAGGGCTCACAGGGgctcttccttcctccaaaGGGACAGTCTAGGGTGGGCACTGCATCCCAGAAGCAGGCACAGAGAGTGTGCAGTGGGGCATGGGGCATGACCACCCAAAACACAGTGGTTTGCACCTGAGCATTGGAAGGCCGTTGAGTGCCCTTCCCAGACCCCGCAGTGGCAACTGGCACCGCTGACCCACTGCCTTCCTTGCCTGCCTTGGTAATGCTCTTCCTGCTGGATGTCAGCAAGGCTGAGGTCTGCTGGGATGTGGCTGTCATGCAAAGTCAGCTTAGCCTCAAAACTCTCTTCTGGCCACTGAAAGCACCCAGCAGTGTGCCAGCTCCAAAGCCCTTCCCTCCTGGAGTGGGGACCAAGGTCATTTTTTAGGAGCTGGGGATGATTATCAGTGACCGCAGCAGGTCTCCACTGGGGCAGCCATTCCTGAGGATGCCAGGAGGCCGGATCTCTGTTCCAGGCTCTTCTCCTGTTCAGGGGAAGCCTGGGTGCCTTGTCAGCACCCCTCCAGGTGCCTGGCAGAGTGGCTGCTCCAGGAGCTGCCATCGCATCCTGCGGCTGACCAGCAGCATTTGTCTTCTTAGGCTCTGATGCCCTGCATCAACTCTGAGAGTGTGAGAATGCGCCGGTGTGCCATGGAGAGGATTGCCACCTTGAGCAAGGTCCTGGTCCCAGCTTTTCTGATGGAGGTAAAGAGCCAGTTGGACAAGGAGCATCAAAGCCCCCTCCTGACCCTTCCTGGTGCCTCCAGGAGCTGGTAGTTCTGGGCACCCTGCAAAACCAGCAGTCCTGGGACAGAGTCCCCTAGACACCAAAATCCCGCAGCCATTCAAAACCCTTCAACAGTTCCCACCAAAGGCAGTCAATGTGCTCCTCACCGAGAAGTGAGCCTGCCATGGGTCAGCCCCTGCATGgcccagggcagagctggccAAAGTGCTGacattcagctcctgctgctgctctgggaggtCAGGGCTTTAGCCTCAAGTTCAGCCCAGCTAACTCTGCCTTGCCTATGCTTGTCTCAACAGGAGGAAATCAGAGATGACGATTTCTTCTTAGAGAAGAAGTCTGAGATTTTCCTGGGGCAGCTGTTGGGACACCTCACTCTGTGCTATGCTGAGGAGGACGAGGACATCAGGCATGGGTCGTTAGAGGTTCTGCATGCCATCCACAGAACCCTGGCAGTACACCATGGTAAGAGAGgctgggatgggttgggttgcACCTCTTTGGCCACCTTCCTCTCCTTGGGGAGCCTGTagcagcagcatggcagggCTTCTGTcctctttcagagcagaaagttAGACCTAGCTCTCCTGCCTTGCCTGAGAGGTGGTCTTGCCTTCTACCCCTTGAAACAGGCACGCTTCTGCCTTGGCACATCCTCCCTGGCACTGAAGAGGGTGGCTTTCTTTGTCTGCCTCAGATCTTTGGCACATGCACTCTTATTACTTTCTACAATCTCCAGCTTCTCTACCTTCTTCCTACcactctttgtttcttctgctgtccAGGTTACGAGTTCAGATATGGCAAGCCCAAACTAAACACAGAGGAAGGATCCTGGGACCACTTCTGCCCCGTGTATGCTGTCGCGAATACACTGGTAAGCAGCTTTTCCCCTGCTGGGATGCCTGATGGAGGGGTTGGCAGGAGGCTTACATGAGCCAATGCGCCAGGAAGTGGGGGCATGAGGCAAGGGGCTATCTTGGCCTCTCAGCAGTCCGGCTGCAGGGTCCAACCGTGTCTCAGCAGGGAGTAGCCAAAGGCTTTATCCCAGTGTCAGAGCTGTGACTGCAGCTGTTCTGCCCATCGGTGATCCTCAGCTACTTGTGAACCAGTGCTCTGTGACCCTGACTTCCAGCCCAGCCTTTGCTCTGAACAACTTGCTCTCCAcacccactgcagctgcagtcaGACAACCCAGCACTGGGCTCCCCTGGGGTGCAGTGCCAGTGCTGCCCCAAGTCTCTCTCTCCAGAGCCATCTGTGCTGCTCACACGCATCCCACCACCATTAAACACAGTGCATCAGGTCTtatcttctttcctccttcccacagGTTGTGGGCAGTTTGCTCAGCCCCACTGAGAAGGGGAACTTTATCCTAACTGTCCTGGAGGGCATGACGCATCCGAAGGTCTCTAACATCGAGGTGGTTGCCAACACGTGTAATGAGGTCCTGACAGATAAGAGCTCTTGGATCTTGGTGGTAAGCAGTATTCTGGCACATTGCcctgtgtttttgttctctggGAGCTGCTTCTCCTGACCTGAGAGTGGGGCTTAGGAGCTCGGTTGGCTTTTCAATCTGGTGAAGCACCACGGGAGGGATGCAGCAGTTCCCGgtggcagctggggctgtggctgtgctccaTCTCAGTGCCCTTGTGCCTCCTCCAGATGCCACAGATTGTGCAGAGCATCTGTTACCATCTCGAGTCAGACATCACTGAGTCGCTCCGGGACATCGTGATCCGGACCCTTTTGCAGATCACGCGCTCGCACCCACAGTGCATAGTCCGGACTATGCTGCGTGACATCCCGTGGTGCAACAGGTGCGGGGCCTGCCCACCTCATGGATGGCTTAAGACCTTTGAGGCCAGCACAGGCCAAAGGATGGTGGCTGGAGCAGACCCTGACACAGTGCACTTTGTCTCTGCAGGTCTTTCACAATCGTGTGGCAGACAGTGGCCTCTGAATCCAGCCTTGCAGTGGTTACGGTGAACAGCCTGCTGAAGGAATGGCCACACTCTGGGCACGATAGCATTGCTTCAGGCCACAGCTGCACCACTCACCTGACTGTGGGTTTCTAGATGACACCTCACTCACTTCTGGCAGGGCTCTACTCTCCTCCCTTCCGCTTCCCTCCCTTCTGCAGCCCCTCATCCTCTCATCCCCTGCCCTTGAACCGCAACCTCCTAGCCTGCAGGcttgggcagcactgcaggggcaGCTGTATGCTGAGGGCCATCCCCGGGTGTTTTCTGCAGATACGCCATGCCATGCACACAATCCTGCATCTGCCCTCCACAAAAGGCTGTGCATTGCTGTTGATGCGCAAGCTGTACGGGCCACTGCTCTTTGAGGTATCCTTtgccctgcagtgctcacagtCTGGCTGCTTCAACCTGGacagaaatacaacaaacaaTGCGTCATGTGCGAATGACAtcaggtgctccatccctgctgccagaTCTCTGCCCCAGGCCCAGAACCAGGGCTCCCTGTGTGACACACGCTTTGCTGTGCCTGCAGGTTTGCGGTGGAGAATGTGAAAGCTCTTTTCCATCACCTGATGGATGACAGTGTGGTGGAGGACATCGGGAAGCAGGGCGGCTGGAACATGCTTATGAACCTTGAGACCTATCACAAAGGCGTGGCTGTGCTGACCAGGTGAGAGCCACCCCAGTCGTCCCCGTCTCCCCAGCTCTTTTCCCTTGGAGAGGGGATGCTGTTGCCTAGGTGAGAGGGGACTCACAGGGTCTGTCACCTCCCAGAGAGCCCTTTCCCTGCGCACCACTGGCTC
This genomic interval carries:
- the LOC107306634 gene encoding maestro heat-like repeat-containing protein family member 7; this translates as MATRQSENSPDPEEASDWTDAVLPESLSLCSSTTESDDQELLEETDDASAASDVEQLDDTEKADCEFFWSFLACPEKELDAMMRFLASLRTVCKLRLEGRYLPDGKLEAQHEVLLREKFPSYKCPVKCLGRHTVLIIAAKSSETTDQIRQHLSPCISYICSLADQSEMDTFDVPLYDQLQKSLDSMLQTLLHLWPGFATLDLVIMKALMPCINSESVRMRRCAMERIATLSKVLVPAFLMEEEIRDDDFFLEKKSEIFLGQLLGHLTLCYAEEDEDIRHGSLEVLHAIHRTLAVHHGYEFRYGKPKLNTEEGSWDHFCPVYAVANTLVVGSLLSPTEKGNFILTVLEGMTHPKVSNIEVVANTCNEVLTDKSSWILVMPQIVQSICYHLESDITESLRDIVIRTLLQITRSHPQCIVRTMLRDIPWCNRSFTIVWQTVASESSLAVVTVNSLLKEWPHSGHDSIASGHSCTTHLTIRHAMHTILHLPSTKGCALLLMRKLYGPLLFEVSFALQCSQSGCFNLDRNTTNNASCANDIRFAVENVKALFHHLMDDSVVEDIGKQGGWNMLMNLETYHKGVAVLTRALANMGSHCCAMVLEETLITLCQRREHSEVGAMAVFTELLDCVGITEITDYVRRSSILSLLQSHLQNQNSVMRELAATSLIKLSALHTLAVALQDLLPGITQQLQDAPCDTGAAAMTVLHNMLPQSDKQRMASIALQLPELLVPFFLNESGRIRQLSILLCKDAMEMAKGICTWNMKKEVRNILLPLFFHLHDQDQSVAQASQEALLCAAKLLKQRRLQHLLKNKQLQSIGECLLASYCSRADQFLEQSLLYLQSLQETLRLEAVRFIGEPRG